AATCACTGAGTGCACGGCAAGCATCCGTTGTTGTGAAGATGCCCACTAGGTGGCCATTATCAACAATTAAAGCACTGCCAACTTTTCTTTCAGCAAGCTCCGCACTGACATCGCTAATGGGAGTCGTCGGCTTCGTCACATAAGGAATCTCTTCGTAGATATCTTTCACTTTAGCATGGCGGGCATCAAAACCAGTCAGCGACATCGCATATTTGACATCGCGATCGCTGAGGATACCATATCTTTGCCCCTCGACAACGACGACCGGCAGATGACGAATACCATGTTTTTTCATCACTTGGCTTGCTTCTTCAATCGTTGACTCTGCATTGATCGCATAAGGCGTTGTTGTCATGTATTTTTGAATTTGGGGAATCGCTTTCATAGGACCTCCGTAAAAACGTATATCAACTCTTCATCGGCAAGCTGCAAATGCAAGAGGATTTCGTTGTTGTTAATTTCAATCACGTTCAATGTCTCGCGCCCCACTTGCATGTCCGGATCTTGCGCACAATCTGGGCTATTTAATGGATTCACGGAAAACACGATCTCGTGAAGTTTATTATTCAAAATTTCATA
Above is a genomic segment from Bdellovibrionales bacterium containing:
- a CDS encoding CBS domain-containing protein, whose protein sequence is MKAIPQIQKYMTTTPYAINAESTIEEASQVMKKHGIRHLPVVVVEGQRYGILSDRDVKYAMSLTGFDARHAKVKDIYEEIPYVTKPTTPISDVSAELAERKVGSALIVDNGHLVGIFTTTDACRALSDLCQTRLN